The following are encoded in a window of Phaseolus vulgaris cultivar G19833 chromosome 3, P. vulgaris v2.0, whole genome shotgun sequence genomic DNA:
- the LOC137806086 gene encoding splicing factor U2af small subunit B-like, giving the protein MAEHLASIFGTEKDRVNCPFYFKIGSCRHGDRCSRLHNRPSISPTLLLSNMYQRPDMITPGVDPQGQPLDPRKIQQHFEDFYEDIFTELAKFGEIESLNVCDNLADHMIGNVKALHALHGRFYNARPIIADFSPVTDFREATCRQFEENSCNRGGYCNFMHVKLIGRDLRRRLFGRNHRGGGGYYHINQSRSRSRSRSRSPRHRRERRERDSHSGGRRDYRERDGGGRRRHAESPAREGSEERRARIEQWNREREVKE; this is encoded by the coding sequence ATGGCGGAGCATCTGGCATCGATCTTCGGGACGGAGAAGGACCGCGTCAACTGTCCCTTCTACTTCAAGATCGGCTCCTGCCGCCACGGCGACCGGTGCTCGCGGTTGCACAACCGGCCAAGCATCTCGCCCACGCTGCTGCTGTCGAACATGTACCAGCGCCCCGACATGATCACGCCCGGCGTGGATCCGCAGGGGCAGCCCCTGGACCCGCGCAAGATCCAGCAGCACTTCGAGGACTTCTACGAGGACATCTTCACGGAGCTCGCAAAGTTCGGTGAGATCGAGAGCCTCAATGTCTGCGACAATCTCGCCGACCACATGATCGGCAACGTCAAGGCCCTTCACGCGCTCCACGGACGGTTCTACAACGCCCGCCCCATCATCGCTGATTTCTCTCCCGTCACCGACTTCCGCGAGGCCACGTGTCGGCAGTTTGAGGAGAACAGCTGTAACCGCGGCGGGTATTGCAACTTCATGCACGTCAAGCTCATCGGAAGAGACCTCCGTCGGAGGCTCTTCGGCCGCAATCACCGCGGCGGTGGAGGCTACTACCACATCAACCAGAGCCGGAGCCGCAGTCGCAGTCGCAGCAGGAGTCCAAGGCACCGCCGGGAGAGACGGGAGAGGGACTCCCACAGCGGCGGGAGGCGGGATTATAGAGAGAGGGACGGCGGTGGACGGCGGAGGCACGCCGAGAGTCCCGCCAGGGAAGGTAGCGAGGAGCGCCGCGCGAGGATCGAGCAGTGGAATCGGGAGAGGGAGGTGAAGGAGTGA